Proteins encoded by one window of Canis aureus isolate CA01 chromosome 13, VMU_Caureus_v.1.0, whole genome shotgun sequence:
- the ARHGEF40 gene encoding rho guanine nucleotide exchange factor 40 isoform X4 yields MEPEPVEDCVQSTLAALYPPFEATAPTLLGQVFQVVERTYREDALRYTLDFLVPAKHLLAKVQQEACAQYSGFLFFHEGWPLCLHEQVVVQLAALPWQLLRPGDFYLQVVPSAAQAPRLALKCLAPGGGRVQELPVPNEACAYLFTPEWLQGINKDRPTGRLSTCLLSAPSGIQRLPWAELICPRFVHKGGLMVGHRPSTLPPKLPSGPPGLPSPPLPEEALGTRSPGDGHNAPAEGPEGEYVELLEVTLPVRGSPTDAQGSEGLPRTRTVPTRKGAGGKGRHRRHRAWMHQKGLGPRDQDGVRPPGEGSSTGASPGSPPGAEALPEAAALEASESPAETLGEASESFPLRSGDLGGGAGQGAEGPPDTPRRTGKGNRRKKRAAGRGALSRGGDSAPLSPGDKDEASHQEVPVSLHPPNEHELPGCSLLEEEHGGSGKPELELKEELKPADKKEPQPQEACGPLGEPATEKDPEGPSLASAAGPTGPEGLVSDPPPPPLETAQEVGGASVPEEASPVSISDDPDVAWDLMASGFLVLTGGVDQSGRALLTITPPGPPEEPPPSRHVLSTALRYLHSLLRPDLQILGLSVLLDLRKAPPLPPALIPVLSQLQDSGDPPLIQRLLVLTHDDPLTEPCGLQGAELLSESDLKRVAKPEELPWDLGGHREPSPSYWVETHQEVARLCRLCRGVLCSVRRAIEELEGAAEPAGEEAAGMLEPLQKVLADPRLTELQRDGGAILMRLRSTHSSKLEGPGPAAVYQEVDEAIHQLVRLSNLHVQRREQRQRLQRLQQVLQWLSGPGEEQLASFAVPGDSLSALQEKELQFRAFSTEVQERLAQAREALALEEDAASQKVLDVFEQRLEQAESGLHRALRLQRFFQQAHEWVNEGAARLAGAGPGREAALAALALRRAPEPSAGSFQEMRALALDLGSPAALREWGRCRARCQELERRIQQQLGEEASPRGQRRRRADSASSGGAPRGPHSPAPSLSSLLLPGSPGPRAAPSHGSLAPCGEDCADDGPDPAAEAEAGPARPVLIRGLEVSSTEVVDRTCSPREHVLLGRAGGPEGPWGGGTPRMERKRSLSAQQRLVSELIACEQEYVAALSEPAPPPGPELTPDLRGTWAAALGTRERLRSFHRTHFLRELQGCAAHPLRIGACFLRHGDQFSLYAQYVKHRHKLENGLAALGPPTKGSVESGPHLPRALEQPLEQLAQYGRLLEELLREAGPELSSERQALGAAVQLLQEQETRGRDLLAVEAVRGCEI; encoded by the exons ATG GAGCCCGAGCCAGTGGAGGACTGTGTGCAGAGCACGCTTGCCGCCCTGTACCCACCCTTCGAGGCGACAGCCCCCACGCTGTTGGGTCAGGTGTTCCAGGTGGTGGAGAGGACTTATCGGGAGGATGCGCTGAGGTACACGCTGGACTTCCTGGTGCCCGCCAAGCACCTGCTTGCCAAAGTCCAGCAGGAAGCCTGT GCCCAGTACAGCGGCTTCCTCTTCTTCCATGAGGGCTGGCCCCTCTGCCTGCACGAGCAGGTGGTGGTGCAGCTAGCAGCCCTGCCCTGGCAGCTGCTGCGCCCAGGAGACTTCTACCTGCAAGTGGTGCCCTCAGCAGCCCAAGCACCCCGCCTGGCACTCAAGTGCCTGGCCCCGGGGGGTGGGCGGGTCCAGGAATTGCCAGTGCCCAATGAGGCCTGTGCCTACCTGTTCACACCCGAGTGGCTGCAAGGCATCAATAAGGACCGGCCAACAGGTCGCCTCAGCACTTGCCTACTCTCGGCGCCGTCCGGGATTCAGCGGCTGCCCTGGGCAGAACTCATCTGCCCGCGATTTGTGCATAAAGGCGGCCTCATGGTTGGACATCGGCCAAGCACATTGCCCCCCAAGCTGCCCTCTGgacccccagggctccccagcccTCCACTCCCTGAGGAGGCCCTGGGCACCCGGAGTCCTGGCGATGGACACAACGCCCCCGCTGAAGGACCTGAAGGCGAGTACGTGGAGCTGCTCGAGGTGACACTGCCGGTGCGGGGGAGCCCCACAGACGCCCAGGGCTCTGAGGGCCTCCCCAGGACCCGGACGGTACCCACCCGGAAGGGTGCTGGAGGGAAGGGCCGGCACAGGAGACACCGGGCCTGGATGCACCAGAAGGGCCTGGGGCCCCGGGACCAGGATGGGGTGCGCCCACCCGGTGAGGGAAGCAGCACGGGGGCCTCCCCTGGGTCACCCCCAGGAGCCGAGGCTCTCCCAGAAGCAGCAGCTCTCGAGGCATCGGAGTCTCCAGCAGAGACACTGGGGGAAGCCTCTGAATCTTTCCCCCTAAGGTCGGGGGacttgggaggaggggcaggccaGGGGGCCGAAGGACCCCCCGATACCCCTCGGAGAACAGGCAAAGGAAACCGGAGGAAGAAGCGTGCTGCAGGCAGAGGGGCTCTGAGCCGGGGAGGGGACAGTGCTCCACTGAGCCCTGGGGACAAGGACGAGGCCAGCCACCAGGAAGTCCCTGTCAGTCTGCACCCGCCAAATGAGCACGAGCTCCCAGGATGCAGCCTGCTTGAGGAGGAGCACGGAGGCTCAGGGAAGCCGGAGCTGGAGCTGAAAGAGGAACTCAAACCAGCAGACAAAAAAGAGCCTCAGCCCCAAGAAGCCTGCGGACCTCTAGGAGAGCCGGCCACAGAGAAAGATCCAGAGGGACCCAGCCTGGCAAGCGCGGCAG GACCCACAGGTCCAGAGGGGCTCGTGTCagacccaccaccaccacccctggaGACGGCGCAGGAAGTGGGAGGGGCCAGCGTCCCAGAAGAGGCCTCTCCGGTCTCCATCTCTGATGACCCGGATGTAGCTTGGGACTTGATGGCATCTGGATTCCTGGTCCTGACTG GAGGGGTGGACCAGAGTGGGCGAGCTCTGCTGACCATTACCCCACCGGGCCCTCCTGAGGAGCCCCCACCCTCCCGACATGTGCTGAGCACTGCTCTTCGTTACCTCCACTCATTGCTCAG GCCTGATCTCCAGATACTGGGGCTGTCCGTCCTGCTGGACCTTCGGAAGGCACCCCCACTGCCTCCAGCCCTCATTCCTGTCCTAAGTCAACTTCAG GACTCAGGAGACCCTCCGCTCATTCAGCGACTGCTGGTTCTCACTCATGATGATCCTCTGACTGAACCCTGTGGGCTTCAG GGCGCTGAGTTGCTATCAGAGAGTGATCTGAAAAGAGTGGCCAAGCCAGAGGAGCTGCCGTGGGACTTGGGGGGCCACAGGGAACCCTCTCCCAGCTACTGGGTAGAGACACACCAG GAGGTGGCAAGGCTGTGCCGCCTGTGCCGAGGGGTGCTGTGCTCTGTGCGGCGAGCCATCGAGGAGCTGGAGGGAGCAGCCGAGCCAGCGGGAGAG GAGGCCGCGGGAATGCTCGAGCCCCTACAGAAGGTGCTGGCGGATCCACGGCTGACGGAGCTGCAGAGGGACGGGGGCGCCATCCTGATGAGGCTGCGATCCACCCACAGCAGCAA GCTGGAGGGCCCAGGCCCAGCTGCAGTGTACCAGGAGGTGGACGAGGCCATTCACCAGCTTGTGCGCCTCTCCAACCTGCACGTCCAGCGGCGGGAGCAGCGACAGCGCCTGCAGCGACTCCAGCAG GTGCTGCAGTGGCTCTCAGGCCCAGGGGAGGAGCAGCTGGCAAGTTTTGCTGTGCCTGGGGACTCCTTGTCGGCCTTGCAGGAGAAGGAGCTACAGTTCAGGGCTTTCAGCACTGAGGTTCAG GAGCGCCTGGCGCAGGCCCGGGAGGCCCTGGCGCTGGAGGAGGACGCCGCCTCACAGAAGGTTCTGGATGTCTTTGAACAGCGGCTGGAGCAGGCTGAGAGCGGCCTCCATCGGGCCCTGCGGCTCCAGCGCTTTTTCCAGCAG GCGCACGAGTGGGTGAACGAGGGCGCAGCGCGCCTGGCGGGAGCAGGCCCGGGCAGGGAGGCGGCGCTGGCCGCCCTGGCCCTGCGGCGGGCCCCGGAGCCGAGCGCTGGCTCCTTCCAGGAGATGCGGGCCCTGGCCTTGGACCTGGGCAGCCCCGCCGCCCTGCGCGAGTGGGGCCGCTGCCGGGCCCGCTGCCAGGAGCTGGAGAGGAGGATCCAGCAGCAGCTGGGCGAGGAGGCGAGTCCGCGGGGCCAGCGGCGACGGCGGGCGGACAGCGCCAGCAGCGGGGgcgccccccggggcccccacaGCCCGGCGCCCAGCCTcagctccctgctgctccccggCAGTCCGGGCCCACGCGCTGCCCCGTCCCACGGCTCCCTGGCGCCCTGCGGCGAGGACTGCGCGGATGATGGCCCGGACCCAGCTGCGGAGGCGGAGGCTGGGCCTGCGCGGCCGGTGCTCATCCGAGGCCTGGAGGTGAGCAGCACCGAGGTGGTAGACAGGACCTGCTCGCCCCGGGAGCACGTGCTGCTGGGCCGCGCCGGAGGCCCGGaggggccctggggaggaggcACCCCCCGCATGGAGCGCAAGCGGAGCCTCAG TGCCCAACAGCGGCTGGTGTCAGAGCTGATTGCCTGTGAGCAGGAGTACGTGGCCGCCTTGAGCGAGCCAGCGCCACCCCCGGGCCCTGAGCTGACTCCTgacctgaggggcacctgggcggctgcCCTGGGCACCCGCGAGAGGCTTCGCAGCTTCCACCGGACCCACTTCCTCCGGGAGCTTCAGGGCTGCGCGGCCCACCCCCTGCGCATCGGAGCCTGCTTCCTTCGCCAC GGGGACCAGTTCAGCCTTTACGCCCAGTACGTGAAGCACCGTCACAAGCTGGAGAACGGTTTGGCCGCGCTTGGCCCCCCGACCAAG GGCTCCGTGGAGAGTGGCCCTCACCTGCCCCGGGCCTTGGAGCAGCCCCTGGAGCAGCTGGCTCAGTACGGGCGACTGCTGGAGGAGCTCCTAAGGGAAGCTGGGCCTGAGCTCAGTTCGGAGCGCCAGGCTCTGGGGGCTGCAGTGCAGCTGCTCCAGGAACAGGAGACCCGTGGCAGGGACCTGCTGGCTGTGGAAGCAGTGCGTGGCTGCGAG ATCTGA
- the ARHGEF40 gene encoding rho guanine nucleotide exchange factor 40 isoform X1: MEPEPVEDCVQSTLAALYPPFEATAPTLLGQVFQVVERTYREDALRYTLDFLVPAKHLLAKVQQEACAQYSGFLFFHEGWPLCLHEQVVVQLAALPWQLLRPGDFYLQVVPSAAQAPRLALKCLAPGGGRVQELPVPNEACAYLFTPEWLQGINKDRPTGRLSTCLLSAPSGIQRLPWAELICPRFVHKGGLMVGHRPSTLPPKLPSGPPGLPSPPLPEEALGTRSPGDGHNAPAEGPEGEYVELLEVTLPVRGSPTDAQGSEGLPRTRTVPTRKGAGGKGRHRRHRAWMHQKGLGPRDQDGVRPPGEGSSTGASPGSPPGAEALPEAAALEASESPAETLGEASESFPLRSGDLGGGAGQGAEGPPDTPRRTGKGNRRKKRAAGRGALSRGGDSAPLSPGDKDEASHQEVPVSLHPPNEHELPGCSLLEEEHGGSGKPELELKEELKPADKKEPQPQEACGPLGEPATEKDPEGPSLASAAGPTGPEGLVSDPPPPPLETAQEVGGASVPEEASPVSISDDPDVAWDLMASGFLVLTGGVDQSGRALLTITPPGPPEEPPPSRHVLSTALRYLHSLLRPDLQILGLSVLLDLRKAPPLPPALIPVLSQLQDSGDPPLIQRLLVLTHDDPLTEPCGLQGAELLSESDLKRVAKPEELPWDLGGHREPSPSYWVETHQEVARLCRLCRGVLCSVRRAIEELEGAAEPAGEEAAGMLEPLQKVLADPRLTELQRDGGAILMRLRSTHSSKLEGPGPAAVYQEVDEAIHQLVRLSNLHVQRREQRQRLQRLQQVLQWLSGPGEEQLASFAVPGDSLSALQEKELQFRAFSTEVQERLAQAREALALEEDAASQKVLDVFEQRLEQAESGLHRALRLQRFFQQAHEWVNEGAARLAGAGPGREAALAALALRRAPEPSAGSFQEMRALALDLGSPAALREWGRCRARCQELERRIQQQLGEEASPRGQRRRRADSASSGGAPRGPHSPAPSLSSLLLPGSPGPRAAPSHGSLAPCGEDCADDGPDPAAEAEAGPARPVLIRGLEVSSTEVVDRTCSPREHVLLGRAGGPEGPWGGGTPRMERKRSLSAQQRLVSELIACEQEYVAALSEPAPPPGPELTPDLRGTWAAALGTRERLRSFHRTHFLRELQGCAAHPLRIGACFLRHGDQFSLYAQYVKHRHKLENGLAALGPPTKGSVESGPHLPRALEQPLEQLAQYGRLLEELLREAGPELSSERQALGAAVQLLQEQETRGRDLLAVEAVRGCETDLKEQGQLLHRDPFTVICGRKKCLRHVFLFEHLLLFSKLKGTEGGSETFVYKQAFKTADMGLTENIGDSGLCFELWFRRRRAREAYTLQAASPEIKLKWTSSIAQLLWRQAAHNKELRVQQMVSMGIGNKPFLDIKALGERTLSALLTGRAARTRASVAVSSFEHAGPSLPGLSPGACSLPARVEEEAWDLDVKQISLASPPAPETLDSSGDVSPGPRNSPSLQPPHPGSSTPTLASGGILGLSRQSHARALSDPTTPL, translated from the exons ATG GAGCCCGAGCCAGTGGAGGACTGTGTGCAGAGCACGCTTGCCGCCCTGTACCCACCCTTCGAGGCGACAGCCCCCACGCTGTTGGGTCAGGTGTTCCAGGTGGTGGAGAGGACTTATCGGGAGGATGCGCTGAGGTACACGCTGGACTTCCTGGTGCCCGCCAAGCACCTGCTTGCCAAAGTCCAGCAGGAAGCCTGT GCCCAGTACAGCGGCTTCCTCTTCTTCCATGAGGGCTGGCCCCTCTGCCTGCACGAGCAGGTGGTGGTGCAGCTAGCAGCCCTGCCCTGGCAGCTGCTGCGCCCAGGAGACTTCTACCTGCAAGTGGTGCCCTCAGCAGCCCAAGCACCCCGCCTGGCACTCAAGTGCCTGGCCCCGGGGGGTGGGCGGGTCCAGGAATTGCCAGTGCCCAATGAGGCCTGTGCCTACCTGTTCACACCCGAGTGGCTGCAAGGCATCAATAAGGACCGGCCAACAGGTCGCCTCAGCACTTGCCTACTCTCGGCGCCGTCCGGGATTCAGCGGCTGCCCTGGGCAGAACTCATCTGCCCGCGATTTGTGCATAAAGGCGGCCTCATGGTTGGACATCGGCCAAGCACATTGCCCCCCAAGCTGCCCTCTGgacccccagggctccccagcccTCCACTCCCTGAGGAGGCCCTGGGCACCCGGAGTCCTGGCGATGGACACAACGCCCCCGCTGAAGGACCTGAAGGCGAGTACGTGGAGCTGCTCGAGGTGACACTGCCGGTGCGGGGGAGCCCCACAGACGCCCAGGGCTCTGAGGGCCTCCCCAGGACCCGGACGGTACCCACCCGGAAGGGTGCTGGAGGGAAGGGCCGGCACAGGAGACACCGGGCCTGGATGCACCAGAAGGGCCTGGGGCCCCGGGACCAGGATGGGGTGCGCCCACCCGGTGAGGGAAGCAGCACGGGGGCCTCCCCTGGGTCACCCCCAGGAGCCGAGGCTCTCCCAGAAGCAGCAGCTCTCGAGGCATCGGAGTCTCCAGCAGAGACACTGGGGGAAGCCTCTGAATCTTTCCCCCTAAGGTCGGGGGacttgggaggaggggcaggccaGGGGGCCGAAGGACCCCCCGATACCCCTCGGAGAACAGGCAAAGGAAACCGGAGGAAGAAGCGTGCTGCAGGCAGAGGGGCTCTGAGCCGGGGAGGGGACAGTGCTCCACTGAGCCCTGGGGACAAGGACGAGGCCAGCCACCAGGAAGTCCCTGTCAGTCTGCACCCGCCAAATGAGCACGAGCTCCCAGGATGCAGCCTGCTTGAGGAGGAGCACGGAGGCTCAGGGAAGCCGGAGCTGGAGCTGAAAGAGGAACTCAAACCAGCAGACAAAAAAGAGCCTCAGCCCCAAGAAGCCTGCGGACCTCTAGGAGAGCCGGCCACAGAGAAAGATCCAGAGGGACCCAGCCTGGCAAGCGCGGCAG GACCCACAGGTCCAGAGGGGCTCGTGTCagacccaccaccaccacccctggaGACGGCGCAGGAAGTGGGAGGGGCCAGCGTCCCAGAAGAGGCCTCTCCGGTCTCCATCTCTGATGACCCGGATGTAGCTTGGGACTTGATGGCATCTGGATTCCTGGTCCTGACTG GAGGGGTGGACCAGAGTGGGCGAGCTCTGCTGACCATTACCCCACCGGGCCCTCCTGAGGAGCCCCCACCCTCCCGACATGTGCTGAGCACTGCTCTTCGTTACCTCCACTCATTGCTCAG GCCTGATCTCCAGATACTGGGGCTGTCCGTCCTGCTGGACCTTCGGAAGGCACCCCCACTGCCTCCAGCCCTCATTCCTGTCCTAAGTCAACTTCAG GACTCAGGAGACCCTCCGCTCATTCAGCGACTGCTGGTTCTCACTCATGATGATCCTCTGACTGAACCCTGTGGGCTTCAG GGCGCTGAGTTGCTATCAGAGAGTGATCTGAAAAGAGTGGCCAAGCCAGAGGAGCTGCCGTGGGACTTGGGGGGCCACAGGGAACCCTCTCCCAGCTACTGGGTAGAGACACACCAG GAGGTGGCAAGGCTGTGCCGCCTGTGCCGAGGGGTGCTGTGCTCTGTGCGGCGAGCCATCGAGGAGCTGGAGGGAGCAGCCGAGCCAGCGGGAGAG GAGGCCGCGGGAATGCTCGAGCCCCTACAGAAGGTGCTGGCGGATCCACGGCTGACGGAGCTGCAGAGGGACGGGGGCGCCATCCTGATGAGGCTGCGATCCACCCACAGCAGCAA GCTGGAGGGCCCAGGCCCAGCTGCAGTGTACCAGGAGGTGGACGAGGCCATTCACCAGCTTGTGCGCCTCTCCAACCTGCACGTCCAGCGGCGGGAGCAGCGACAGCGCCTGCAGCGACTCCAGCAG GTGCTGCAGTGGCTCTCAGGCCCAGGGGAGGAGCAGCTGGCAAGTTTTGCTGTGCCTGGGGACTCCTTGTCGGCCTTGCAGGAGAAGGAGCTACAGTTCAGGGCTTTCAGCACTGAGGTTCAG GAGCGCCTGGCGCAGGCCCGGGAGGCCCTGGCGCTGGAGGAGGACGCCGCCTCACAGAAGGTTCTGGATGTCTTTGAACAGCGGCTGGAGCAGGCTGAGAGCGGCCTCCATCGGGCCCTGCGGCTCCAGCGCTTTTTCCAGCAG GCGCACGAGTGGGTGAACGAGGGCGCAGCGCGCCTGGCGGGAGCAGGCCCGGGCAGGGAGGCGGCGCTGGCCGCCCTGGCCCTGCGGCGGGCCCCGGAGCCGAGCGCTGGCTCCTTCCAGGAGATGCGGGCCCTGGCCTTGGACCTGGGCAGCCCCGCCGCCCTGCGCGAGTGGGGCCGCTGCCGGGCCCGCTGCCAGGAGCTGGAGAGGAGGATCCAGCAGCAGCTGGGCGAGGAGGCGAGTCCGCGGGGCCAGCGGCGACGGCGGGCGGACAGCGCCAGCAGCGGGGgcgccccccggggcccccacaGCCCGGCGCCCAGCCTcagctccctgctgctccccggCAGTCCGGGCCCACGCGCTGCCCCGTCCCACGGCTCCCTGGCGCCCTGCGGCGAGGACTGCGCGGATGATGGCCCGGACCCAGCTGCGGAGGCGGAGGCTGGGCCTGCGCGGCCGGTGCTCATCCGAGGCCTGGAGGTGAGCAGCACCGAGGTGGTAGACAGGACCTGCTCGCCCCGGGAGCACGTGCTGCTGGGCCGCGCCGGAGGCCCGGaggggccctggggaggaggcACCCCCCGCATGGAGCGCAAGCGGAGCCTCAG TGCCCAACAGCGGCTGGTGTCAGAGCTGATTGCCTGTGAGCAGGAGTACGTGGCCGCCTTGAGCGAGCCAGCGCCACCCCCGGGCCCTGAGCTGACTCCTgacctgaggggcacctgggcggctgcCCTGGGCACCCGCGAGAGGCTTCGCAGCTTCCACCGGACCCACTTCCTCCGGGAGCTTCAGGGCTGCGCGGCCCACCCCCTGCGCATCGGAGCCTGCTTCCTTCGCCAC GGGGACCAGTTCAGCCTTTACGCCCAGTACGTGAAGCACCGTCACAAGCTGGAGAACGGTTTGGCCGCGCTTGGCCCCCCGACCAAG GGCTCCGTGGAGAGTGGCCCTCACCTGCCCCGGGCCTTGGAGCAGCCCCTGGAGCAGCTGGCTCAGTACGGGCGACTGCTGGAGGAGCTCCTAAGGGAAGCTGGGCCTGAGCTCAGTTCGGAGCGCCAGGCTCTGGGGGCTGCAGTGCAGCTGCTCCAGGAACAGGAGACCCGTGGCAGGGACCTGCTGGCTGTGGAAGCAGTGCGTGGCTGCGAG acAGATCTGAAGGAGCAGGGCCAGCTCCTACACCGGGACCCCTTCACCGTCATCTGTGGCCGAAAGAAGTGTCTTCGCCATGTCTTTCTCTTTGAGCATCTCCTCCTGTTCAGCAAACTCAAGGGTACTGAAGGGGGATCAGAGACCTTTGTTTACAAGCAGGCCTTTAAG ACTGCTGACATGGGGCTCACAGAAAACATCGGGGACAGCGGGCTCTGCTTTGAGCTGTGGTTTCGGCGGCGGCGTGCACGAGAAGCATACACTCTGCAGGCAGCCTCCCCGGAGATCAAACTCAAGTGGACCAGTTCCATTGCCCAGCTGCTTTGGAGACAGGCGGCTCACAACAAGG AGCTCCGAGTGCAGCAGATGGTCTCCATGGGCATCGGGAATAAACCCTTCCTGGACATCAAAGCCCTTGGGGAGCGGACGCTCAGTGCCTTGCTCACTGGAAGAG CCGCCCGCACCCGGGCTTCCGTGGCCGTGTCATCCTTTGAGCATGCCGGCCCTTCCCTTCCCGGCCTCTCACCGGGAGCCTGCTCCCTGCCTGCCCGCGTCGAGGAGGAGGCCTGGGATCTGGACGTCAAGCAAATTTCCCTGG CTTCCCCTCCAGCCCCAGAAACACTTGACTCTTCTGGAGATGTGTCCCCAGGACCAAGAAACAGTCCCAGCCTGCAACCCCCCCACCCTGGGAGCAGCACTCCCACTCTGGCCAGTGGAGGGATCTTAGGGCTGTCCCGGCAG